In Zingiber officinale cultivar Zhangliang chromosome 1A, Zo_v1.1, whole genome shotgun sequence, the DNA window ATGAGTggatctcatgcaagatcacttgaagctcctggacttggttgATCACTATCTTGGAGTCAATCATCTTGTAGTCTAGGaatcgacccacgatgaacttcttagcCCCTGCATTCTCCGTCTTatacttcttgtccagggactctcACAACTTTTTTGTCGTTCTCTTTATGCTATACATAGCGTACAACGAGTTGACAAGACATTTGATGTTGTAGTTTCGGTAAAGAAACTCAGAATGAGTTTATGTCTCTATTGCATCGATGGTCTGCGCATCAATCAAACACGGGGAAAAGAGAAATCGATGAtgcaaaattttatattttagttGATGAAGCAAGAGATACATCTAATAAGGAGCAGGTGActattatattaaattttgtgAATATTGATGATTTTTTACTATCTTTTTTACTTTCGATGCATAAGATTTGTGCTACCTGAGAATGTAATTAGATCATAATAAATTTGATACTACCGGtcatgtaaaattttaaaatttattagttaTTTCTAAATTATATCGTAGATTAGTTAGAAATAAAAAAGTCAGGAATTTACAGTTTGATTgacagaaatttttttttctcatttattCTAATTTTTATATTATAACTAAATCGTTtactttatataatatatattgaatctaacatatttatttaattaacatgATTTGTCTCATTTTACCTTTTCTCATTTCTATAGTAACAAGGAAATGAATATTTTTAGgtatgaaatttattaaaatttactgAGATGGaaaaagagtttttaataaattttataaccaTCTATATTGAACAGTGTTAATTGAAAAAGATAAATGATATAAGAATTAATGAATTTATAAAGAATATaactttaataatatttttatttcatgcTTTCGaatgatttaaatattaaataattttattttatattatataaataaaaaaactattcacatactttttaattttatttatatgtttaaattgattaatttattattattattattatatatatataatctgtcTAGATAATTTTGAATCCAGATTACACCCAACCAACTTAGTGACGGAGAtcattaattattatattaatgatataataattaatcaatttattaagaatataatttgaataatatttttatttcatattttagaatgatttaaatattaaatatttttattttatattatataaataaaaaaattcacatatttttaattttatttatatttttaaattgattaatttattatatcataTATAATCTGTCTAAATAATTTTGAATCCGGATTATACCCAGCCAACGTGGTGGCGGAGATCTAAACGGGGCCGGGGAGACGGAGTTGTTGGACAACAGCCTGGTGTGACTGCAACTGTAGACATGGTGGTGTTTGTGGGGGCACATGGCCAGCAGATGGACGACATCGAGGCCAACGTCGGCCGTGTTGCCAACTCCTCCTCCACCACCGCCGTCGTGTTAACTCTCACCGTAATCTTGACAGATCACGCCGACGTTTTTTCTTTGTATTATCCATGCAATCGAATCCACCAATCATCTTCCAGAATTCTGCCACGTATTAGCCTAGTCAACCTTTGCCATCAACGAACGATAAAGGTTGGATTTTTCCCCAATTCCTCTCAGCTGTTCCTCCATTCCACCACTACCAATCATCATGCCGCTCCACTCACTCTGCAGCGGCAgcggcagcggcggcggcggcaagtTTGCAGCAAACCCACGGCCCATCAAACCACCCTCCCTCTTCGCATCGCCTTCCCCGACACCCAACCAAGTCCACTTCCCCCTCCCTCCTCGaccttccacctcaagaagaagaTCCTGAGCCTCGAGGTGCTGGGCGTCGACGCCGGCCGCGCCCTCGCCCTCAACCCGGCCTTTCGTGCCGCCTCTCTTGACTCTGTCCACGCGATCATCTCCTTCCTCCTCTCCAAGGGCCTGCACCACAAGGACCTCCCCCGCATCCTCGGCATGTGCCCCTCCGTTCTCACCGCCTCCGTTCCCGCCGATCTCGCCCCCGTATTCGACTTCCTCTCCCGCGACCTCGGCGTCGCCCCCGCCGACCACCGCCGCGTCGTCAACAAGTGCCCCCGACTCCTGGCCTCCAGCGTCCCCCACCAGCTCCGCACTGCTCTGCTCTACCTCCGTCGTCTAGGGTTCCGCGACCTCGCCTGGCTCGCCCACCACGAGCCCGTCCTCCTCGTCTCCAGCGTCGACCGCACGCTCATGCCCAAGCTGGACTTCCTCGTCGGCCTCGGGCTGAGCCAGGAAGACACAGCGGCGATGGTGCTGCGCTGCCCCGGGTTGTTCACCTTCAGCATCGAGAAGAACTTCAAGCCCAAGTTCGAGTACTTGGACAAGGAGATGGGGCGGCGGGTGGAGGAGCTGAAGGAGTTCCCCCAGTACTTCGCGTTCAGCTTGGAGAGGAGGATCAAGCCGCGGCACGAGGAGCTGTGCCGGAGGGGGATGCATACGATGCCATTGCCAGCGATGCTGAAGAGCACTGACGAGGAGTTCAGGGAGCTGATGGAGAAGAACACGCAGCTTTAATAGGCTAAACCTCCTTGTACATGATCATTTTGTGTAGAAAATTATATTCTCTTTATCGTGCATATTCCGTATAtattagtcactattctaaacGTTAGTAGTCTTCCGTGATTTACTTTCTTTGTGTTGATCTTGAGACGGATTAACAGAGACACTGGGGGTGAACATATTCGTTTTTTTGCCACAATATTCCTCAATTCAGACGCCTTCTCAGTattcaaaatatattttctaatcaGGAGTGAAGATCATAAAAATAACCGATATATCTCAAACAATTACTCGATTGATTTGGATAGTTTTAAACAAGTCACTTTAGTCCCAGTATAATGATTAGGGCATCTTTTCAATTTCAGTGAATTAACACGGGACAGATGAGCCAGATATCCAAAAAAAATCATTTAGCAGAAAAAAATGCTGCTCAATTTCGAAAACAAAGGCATGAATTGAAAGGCATGAAATACACAGATGTAGAACAAACTTCTAATTATGGGAAGATGAGGGGCTAGCAACCGAAAATGATGCCTCTTAGCCGAACTCGAGGGTGGTATGTGCAAATATTCCACCTCAGAGTACTTCTCACCTCTAGTTAGACAAAGTCAGTGTTGACCGCGCCCGTCCACTACGGGGGTcgtcctctccttcttcctcttcttcttcgatcTGGGCAGCGAGCTGGGAGGAGGAGATTGGCGTTGGAATTTTGGGATTTCCTGTTGGATCTGTAGGTCTCCGATCGAGAAAGCTAGTTTCAGCTGCGGAGATGTTCGGAAGGGCGCCACAGAAGAGCGACAACACGCGGTACTATGAAATCTTAGGGGTGCCCAAGACCGCCTCGCAGGATGATCTCAAGAAAGCCTACCGGAAGGCCGCCATCAAGAACCATCCCGACAAGGGCGGCGACCCCGAGAAGGTGCCGATATTTActtcttgattaatttattttcttttccgcGCCTTTGCCTCTTCATATCTGCTctacttttattttctttgtaaactGGATCTGCCTTGGATAAGTTCGTTTTACCCTTGTTCGATCCGTCTCGAATTGCTTTCTTGATTCGACGGCTTGGTGATTGTCTAGAATTATAACTTTCATGCGTATGCCTTGCTTTTAGATGTAAGTCGTTTTTTAGATAAACAAAAAAGTTCGTTTTTTCTACATGGTTATCAACGAAAATGATCCCATTATTTTGTAGCTAGACTCTGCTTTTCATTCTAAAAATCTTGAGAACTTTGTCCATTGAATCTGCCAAAAGGAATCGTGCTCAATTTTATCGGTAAATTTAGGTTTCTCACATTTACAATATGACTGTGGAGATCTGATGGTGAAGGATGTCGACATTGAAAGATATGCACAAAAGAAAAGGAACGACGCCTAGAATTGGGGATGTGCCTAGTGAGGTTGCACTCCCCGATGCTTATGTCGACTAGATTTTGATGTATTAATTgtaggaggaagaaggagaagattgCGTAACTCGCAACATTCATTGTCGTTATGttggaaaaagaattattggagaagaaaataaaagaattagGGGAGAAAAAACTACTCTACGTGGAAGAggagaataaaacaaaataactcaacttgcttcattcattgaaaaaaagtacatatttataggcttactGGATAAACACTAATCTCAGATATATTGAATCTagactttatttttctttattctatCTCCATGAACTCTTATTCTTATCAAGATTGTCACCTCATCAAATTCTATTTCCACGAACTCTTATTTTTATCAAGATTTCCACCTCATCAAATTCTATCTCCATCCACTAACTccatattaatttattattatttttatccaaagtcaaatttaatttcaacaccccctcttaaatttaattttgcaaATCCAAGTAAATTTTGCATCTTGATAAAGTCTTCaaatttgagaggcttggaaaaAATATCAACAACTTGATCTTGAGACTTTATATATTCCACTTGCATCTCTTTTCTTGTAATGCACTCTTTGATATAGTGATAACGCGTATCAATGTGCTTTCTTCTATCATGGAAGACTTTATTATCAATTCGAATCTTGGTTGTCTTATGCCCTTTAGGAAGTGGAGTTAACTCCCATGTACATTTCTTTTCTATCACCTTGACTTCTTCATCCATCACATCTTTCCACTTTTTGCTCTTTATAGCTTCTTGGAAATCTGTAAGCTCGCAATTGGAAAAGAGGCAACATAGAGTAAGATTTTCTTGATTTTCGGTTACCTCATAAATGCTCTGTAAGCTTCTAAAGTGTGGTACTCTTTCACTTGAAGTTGATGTAGATGAATTCTCTTGAgtacttgatgttggtgttacTAGTGGAGTAGTAGGCTCTCCTCTTGTTTGCTCCACCCTTGGTTgctccacatcttcttcttcaaagtatgggaagaagttgtaatcttcattttGAGATTCCCaatttcattcttcttcttcattaaatacaACATCCCGGCTGATGATTGTCTTCCCAGTATCTGGATTGTATAGCTTATACCCTTTTGAGTTAGTATCATagccaataaaaataaacttcttacttttatcatccagtttgcttcttgctttatcaAGCACTTGAATGTGCACTATACTCCCAAAAACTCTTAGATGAGAAATCCCAGGTTTCCTTCTGCTTCATGTTTCTTGTGGTGTCTTGCCCCACACACTCCTTGTTGCTGATCTGTTTGATAAGTATACTGTACAGGCAACCGCTtctgcccaaagttcctttggtagCCCCTTGCTTTTGAGAATGCTCCTTGCCATGTCAAGGATGGTTTGATTCTTTCTTTCCGCcgctccattttgttggggggatCTTGGAATCATCAAGGGTCATCGTATTCCATTGGtttcacaaaattcttgaaactccttTGAGATAAATTCTTCTCCTCGATCAGAACACATAGCTTTGATCTCGAGACCGCTCTCCTTTTCTACGGTCGCTTTAAATTTCTTGAAAATGCCGAAGACCTTTAATTTTTTGCTTCAAGAAATATACCTTTCTTGATGTAAGGTAGTCCTCTCACCATCTCTTTTTTTGAAAGCAATTCTAGTCCTCCAAAATTGAGATGCACAAATCGAAGATGTCATAGCCAAGTGATGTCTTTATAACAAGCTTTGTGACAATTGATaacatcattttgaatattaagcAAGAACATTCTATTTCTTGACATAGACACCTTATCAATCAAGCAACTAATACCATCTTTCAAGATAAGCATGttatcttttagatgaatatcatatcCTTTTTCCAAAAGTTGTCCTAAGCTCAAAATGTTGCTCTTTATATTTGACACAAAGAAAACATTTGAAATAtattcatgttttccattcttcaaaCGGATGAGAATGTTACTTTTGCCTTTCACCTCGATCTTTGATTCATCTTCGAAGGATACATTACCACCAACTGATTCATCAAACTCTACGAACATGTTTCTTTTTCcacacatatgattgcttgcacTAGTGTCGAGATACCAGATTATATTTTCGcctctttcattatctttatatgcTAGCAGTAAGGTGTCATCTTCCTCTTTCCTTTCTTCTATATAGTTTACTCTTATATACTTTATTTTTGGGTGATC includes these proteins:
- the LOC122006445 gene encoding transcription termination factor MTEF1, chloroplastic-like, which encodes MVVFVGAHGQQMDDIEANVGRVANSSSTTAVVLTLTVILTDHADVFSLYYPCNRIHQSSSRILPRISLVNLCHQRTIKVGFFPNSSQLFLHSTTTNHHAAPLTLQRQRQRRRRQVCSKPTAHQTTLPLRIAFPDTQPSPLPPPSSTFHLKKKILSLEVLGVDAGRALALNPAFRAASLDSVHAIISFLLSKGLHHKDLPRILGMCPSVLTASVPADLAPVFDFLSRDLGVAPADHRRVVNKCPRLLASSVPHQLRTALLYLRRLGFRDLAWLAHHEPVLLVSSVDRTLMPKLDFLVGLGLSQEDTAAMVLRCPGLFTFSIEKNFKPKFEYLDKEMGRRVEELKEFPQYFAFSLERRIKPRHEELCRRGMHTMPLPAMLKSTDEEFRELMEKNTQL